A window of Acidimicrobiales bacterium genomic DNA:
GCACCCTTGCCGTCGCCTCCGGCGCGGTCGTGGCCGTTGCCGGTGGCGTTCGTGTCCGGGTACGCGGCCAGCTCGTCGCGCAGCGCGACAAGCACGGGATCGCTCGTCGCCGTGATCTGACGGTCGAGCCGCTCGAGGAGATGGGTGCGCCATTCGGCCAGGTTCACGATCCGCGGAGCCAGGCCCTTCGGGTGGAGGGCGACTCGCAGCACGTTGACCGGCCCCTCCATGAGCTCGGCGGCGACGCCCTCGGTGAGCTCGGCGAGGCCGCGGTTGGCGGCGACCAGGTTCCAGTGCTGGTCGACCACCAGCGCCGGGTAGGGCTCGTGGCCCTCGAGCACCAGCCCGATCGCCTCGCGCACGGGCTGCATCTCGGCGTCGTCCAGCGTCCGCTGGCCGTACATCGGCGCGTACCCGGCAGAGAGCAGCAGCTGGTTTCGCTCCCGCAGCGGCACCTCGAGACGCTCGGCGAGGTGGAGCACCATCTCCGGGCTCGGACGCGCCCGGCCGTTCTCGACGAAGCTCACGTGGCGAGCCGAGACCCCGGCGTCGACCGCAAGTCCCAGCTGGCTGAGGCGGCGCCGTTCGCGCCACTCACGCAGCAACGAACCGACCTGGGCGCCCGTCATCCCCCGAACCCTAGAGTCCGCCTCGGGGCGGGCGCACCTCCGTCGTCGGTCGCCGATGACTGCGGGGGCCTCCTGGCGAGGCAGCATCCAGGCCAGCGCGGGCCCTTACGGCTGCTGCACGAACTGGCGCGATGCGGCGTCGTAGTTGAAGAACACCGCCACCTGATTGCCCGCCGCGCAGCTCGGCGTGCAGGTGTTCGTCTGCGAGACGGGATGGCCATCGGTGAAGTGGAGGTCCTGCACCTGGTTCACGACCCCGGTGCTTGTTCGGAAGGGCACCATCTGCCACGAGCCGCTTATGTTGGCGAGCACTGATCCCACGGCCTGGCTGCCGCCCTCCTGCTGGACGAGGAAGTCGGGGTCGGGGCCGCCGGTCACGCTTCCCGACACGATCGGTGTGCCGGCCATGAGATTGAAGCCGAGATCCTGGGAGCTGAGGACGTTCCACCGCCCGCCGGAGAAGGCGTAGACCGTCGCCGTGGAGCTGACCGACGTCGTGTCGTGTGCGATCACGGCGATCAACCCCTGCGAGGAGTTGACCGGCCCCGACGTGACGGAGGTCTTCCATTGCCCCAGCAGCGGCTGCAGGGCGGCGGAGGCCGCCGCTGTCGAGCTGGCCCCGGCGGTGGTGGCGGTGGTCGACGCGGTGGGCCCGGCGGTCGCCGCCCGGCCGGACGACACCGATGTCGAGCGACCGCTGCTGGAGAGGAGCGGCACCGACACCCCCACCACGGCGGCGACGACCGC
This region includes:
- a CDS encoding helix-turn-helix transcriptional regulator, which codes for MTGAQVGSLLREWRERRRLSQLGLAVDAGVSARHVSFVENGRARPSPEMVLHLAERLEVPLRERNQLLLSAGYAPMYGQRTLDDAEMQPVREAIGLVLEGHEPYPALVVDQHWNLVAANRGLAELTEGVAAELMEGPVNVLRVALHPKGLAPRIVNLAEWRTHLLERLDRQITATSDPVLVALRDELAAYPDTNATGNGHDRAGGDGKGADGPAATDGAQLARDIVVCLRLRTGDGELAFFSTVATFGTAVDVTISELAIESFFPADRATAEYLRRR